A single genomic interval of Macadamia integrifolia cultivar HAES 741 chromosome 6, SCU_Mint_v3, whole genome shotgun sequence harbors:
- the LOC122081139 gene encoding 60S acidic ribosomal protein P1-like — MSVSEIACTYAALLLHDDGIAVTAEKIATVVKAANVAVESYWPSLFAKLVEKRNIEDLITNVGSGGGGAAVAVAAPTGGAGGGAAAAAAPAVEEKKEEPKEESDDDMGFSLFD, encoded by the exons ATGTCAGTCAGTGAAATCGCTTGCACTTACGCTGCCTTGCTCCTCCATGACGACGGGATTGCCGTCACG GCGGAAAAGATCGCAACCGTGGTGAAAGCTGCGAATGTGGCGGTTGAATCATACTGGCCTAGCTTGTTTGCTAAGCTGGTAGAGAAGAGGAATATTGAAGACCTTATTACGAATGTGGGCTCCGGTGGTGGCGGTGCTGCCGTTGCTGTTGCTGCCCCAACTGGAGGCGCAGGTGGTGGTGCCGCCGCCGCAGCTGCTCCTGCAGTTGAGGAGAAGAAG GAAGAGCCCAAGGAAGAGAGTGATGATGATATGGGATTCAGCTTGTTCGATTAG
- the LOC122082327 gene encoding glucan endo-1,3-beta-glucosidase 11 produces the protein MKIFTRRHSSFLFALVSGFVLPLLVASVGINYGQIADNLPSPEKVIPLLRSIGVNKVKLYDADPRVLHAFANTSIEFVVAVGNQYLAKMRDPEKARSWVKTNVQPFLPATKITCITVGNEVLTLNDTSLTENLLPAMQSVHAALVSLGLDKQVSVTTAHSLAVLENSYPPSAGSFRQDLTEYISPILNFHVKTGSPFLINAYPFFAYKGNPKQVSLDFVLFQPNPGVVDPGSNLRYDNMLFAQMDAVYSALSSVGFKKLQVQISETGWPSKGDEDEVGATPENAKKYNGNLMKLVALKNGTPSRPNSDLNIYVFALFNENKKPGPTSERNYGLFKPDGTPAYELGIGSTTGSGNSSNTGSTGGGGHSAAPPSPTSSSTGYLSISSAAMAIKLDCVFFLISLVLIVTPLWSWGV, from the exons ATGAAGATCTTTACTAGGCGtcactcttcttttctctttgctCTCGTTTCAG GTTTTGTACTTCCCTTGCTGGTTGCTTCCGTCGGCATCAACTACGGTCAGATCGCGGACAATCTCCCCTCGCCGGAAAAAGTCATCCCTCTGCTTCGATCGATCGGCGTCAATAAAGTAAAGCTGTATGATGCAGATCCTCGAGTACTTCATGCCTTCGCCAACACCAGTATTGAATTCGTTGTCGCCGTCGGGAACCAATACTTGGCGAAGATGAGAGATCCGGAGAAAGCTCGATCTTGGGTGAAAACGAATGTGCAGCCGTTCTTGCCAGCAACCAAAATCACTTGCATCACCGTAGGGAACGAGGTTTTAACACTTAATGACACATCTTTGACGGAGAACCTCCTCCCTGCAATGCAGAGCGTTCACGCTGCACTTGTAAGCCTAGGCTTAGACAAGCAGGTCAGTGTTACAACTGCGCACTCGCTGGCGGTGCTCGAGAACTCCTATCCACCTTCCGCCGGATCTTTCCGCCAAGATCTAACGGAGTACATCTCTCCTATCTTAAACTTCCATGTGAAAACCGGTTCCCCCTTCCTCATCAACGCATATCCGTTCTTCGCATACAAGGGGAACCCAAAACAGGTCTCTCTCGATTTCGTTCTGTTCCAGCCAAACCCAGGGGTTGTGGATCCGGGCTCTAACCTCCGGTACGACAACATGTTGTTCGCTCAGATGGACGCCGTGTACTCTGCGCTCTCGTCGGTGGGATTCAAGAAACTGCAGGTGCAGATTTCGGAGACTGGATGGCCTTCCAAGGGTGACGAAGACGAGGTGGGCGCGACTCCGGAAAACGCAAAAAAGTACAACGGGAATCTGATGAAGCTGGTGGCTCTGAAGAACGGGACGCCATCGAGGCCAAACTCTGATTTGAATATTTACGTTTTTGCTCTGTTCAACGAGAACAAGAAGCCGGGGCCGACATCAGAGAGGAATTACGGACTCTTCAAACCTGATGGGACGCCGGCGTACGAGCTTGGAATCGGCAGTACTACTGGAAGCGGTAACAGCAGTAACACAGGAAGTACCGGCGGTGGCGGACATTCTGCAGCTCCGCCTTCGCCGACAAGTTCATCAACCGGTTACTTGTCTATATCTTCTGCCGCGATGGCTATCAAACTTGATTGTGTCTTCTTTCTTATTAGTTTAGTTCTAATTGTTACGCCGTTATGGAGTTGGGGCGTTTGA
- the LOC122081726 gene encoding ubiquitin carboxyl-terminal hydrolase 9-like: protein MTIPNFGCLIDNEASCLPYTPEEERRIVEELTKEAESNLKEGSLYYVISNRWFVHWQRYTGQDTGDSPIDEHPTGSQHSNGYLSRKTERPEQIDNGHLIKSGSDGEVDDLELIRPLEEGCDYVLVAQEVWKKLQEWYKGGPALPRRLISHGDVHKNFTVEVYPLCLNLIDSRDNSQSVIRISKMASGRELYDQVCSLLKLEPEKIHIWDYFNKRKRSLLAISTRTLEEMNLLMDQHILLEVQNNGSWSSDVSIDLTGNELALVPIEPSRSSVTIAGGPTLSNSTVSGSSWIQGNNLSSAVMDIDDGYGSLSSVTKGNRGGLAGLQNLGNTCFMNSAIQCLVHTSPLVEYFLQDYSEEINEQNPLGMHGELAVGFGDLLRKIWSSGRTAIAPRAFKGKLARFAPQFSGYNQHDSQELLAFLLDGLHEDLNRVKHKPYIETKDANGRPNEEVANECWEYHQARNDSVIVDVCQGQYKSTLVCPVCSKVSVTFDPFMYLSLPLPSTVTRTMTIAVFFGDGSALPMPYTVSVLKHGCCKDLIQALSNACCLKSDESILLAEVYDHRIYRYLEKPCDPLAMIKDDEYIVAYRLPINHTELTRLEIVHRSKGKATLDMNSSSDWKLFGAPLVTCLGEGPQTETDVQIAIHKVLAPLQRKSYFSFTRTLANEENGTASGVDIDRSNSCNPQSSLWGQSSDNMEVEQTSNGGLSFQLSVIDEKGLSCNPLGNGSLIGPGESVRVFLDWSGRGHDVYDTSCLQDLPEVCNSGFAIKRTRQEALSLFSCLEAFLTEEPLGPDDMWYCPTCKEHRQATKKLDLWRLPEILVVHLKRFSYSRYMKNKLDTLVNFPIHNLDLNKYVKSEGAGPQSHVYELYAISNHYGGLGGGHYSAYAKLIDEDRWYHFDDSHVSPVNEDDIRTSAAYVLFYQRVKPKMGAEGSSEVHSPSCCR, encoded by the exons ATGACGATTCCTAATTTTGGTTGCTTGATAGACAATGAGGCGAGCTGCCTGCCATACACGCccgaggaagaaagaaggattGTAGAGGAACTAACAAAAGAAGCAGAATCTAATTTGAAGGAAGGGAGCTTGTATTACGTTATCTCTAATAG ATGGTTTGTACATTGGCAGAGATACACTGGGCAAGATACTGGTGATTCTCCAATAGATGAGCACCCCACTGGTTCCCAACATTCAAATGGATATCTTTCAAGGAAAACAGAAAGACCAGAACAAATTGATAATGGCCATCTAATTAAGAGTGGCAGTGATGGTGAAGTTGATGACCTGGAACTTATTAGACCACTGGAGGAAGGATGCGATTATGTTTTGGTTGCTCAAGAAGTATGGAAGAAGCTTCAGGAATG GTATAAAGGAGGACCAGCATTACCGAGAAGGTTGATTTCTCATGGTGATGTTCACAAGAACTTTACTGTAGAAGTTTACCCTCTCTGCCTTAACTTGATTGATTCTAGAGACAACAGCCAGTCAGTTATCAGGATAAGTAAAATG GCTTCTGGGCGTGAGCTTTATGACCAGGTTTGCTCACTTCTCAAGTTAGAACCGGAAAAG ATTCATATTTGGGATTACTTCAATAAGCGGAAACGTTCGCTGTTGGCTATTTCCACTCGTACCCTGGAAGAGATGAACTTGCTGATGGACCAGCAT ATACTTTTGGAGGTACAGAATAATGGGTCTTGGTCCTCAGATGTCAGCATTGACTTGACAGGAAATGAGTTAGCTCTGGTACCAATTGAACCTTCAAGGTCATCTGTAACAATTGCAGGAGGTCCAACCCTGTCTAATTCAACAGTATCTGGTTCCAGTTGGATTCAAGGAAATAATTTAAGTTCGGCAGTAATGGATATTGATGATGGATATGGCTCATTAAGCTCTGTGACAAAAGGCAATAGGGGAGGGTTGGCAGGATTACAGAATCTGGGAAACACTTGCTTTATGAACAGTGCTATTCAATGTCTGGTCCATACTTCCCCACTTGTTGAGTATTTCTTGCAGGACTATAGTGAGGAGATAAACGAGCAAAATCCTTTAGGAATGCAT GGTGAGCTTGCAGTTGGTTTTGGTGATTTGCTGAGGAAAATATGGTCCTCTGGGCGGACAGCAATTGCTCCACGTGCATTTAAGGGAAAACTAGCTCGTTTTGCTCCCCAGTTTAGTGGGTATAACCAACATGATTCTCAA gAACTTCTTGCCTTCTTATTGGATGGACTACATGAGGATTTGAATCGTGTCAAGCACAAGCCTTACATTGAAACAAAGGATGCAAATGGTCGCCCTAACGAGGAAGTAGCAAACGAGTGTTGGGAATATCACCAGGCTCGAAATGATTCTGTAATTGTGGATGTTTGTCAG GGTCAATATAAGTCAACACTGGTATGCCCAGTTTGCAGCAAAGTTTCAGTAACTTTTGATCCTTTTATGTACTTGTCATTGCCATTACCTTCAACTGTCACACGGACAATGACAATAGCAGTTTTTTTTGGTGATGGAAGTGCTCTTCCCATGCCATACACCGTGTCAGTGCTCAAACATGGTTGCTGTAAGGATCTTATTCAGGCCTTGAGTAATGCATGCTGCTTGAAGAGCGATGAAAGCATCTTACTTGCAGAG GTTTATGATCATCGAATATATCGATACTTGGAGAAGCCTTGTGATCCATTAGCTATGATAAAGGATGATGAGTATATCGTAGCCTATCGACTTCCTATAAACCACACGGAATTAACAAGATTGGAGATAGTTCATCGAAGTAAGGGAAA AGCCACATTGGACATGAATAGCAGCAGTGATTGGAAGCTTTTTGGAGCACCACTGGTTACTTGTCTGGGGGAGGGCCCACAAACTGAAACCGATGTTCAAATTGCCATACATAAAGTGCTTGCACCATTACAGAGAAAATCATACTTTTCTTTTACTCGGACCCTAGCCAACGAAGAAAATGGTACTGCTTCAGGGGTTGACATTGATCGATCAAACAGCTGCAACCCTCAATCTTCACTTTGGGGACAGTCTTCGGACAATATGGAAGTAGAGCAGACATCTAATGGAGGGTTATCATTCCAGCTCTCTGTAATTGATGAGAAGGGATTGAGCTGCAATCCCCTTGGAAATGGTTCTCTCATTGGACCTGGTGAATCTGTTAGGGTTTTCCTGGATTGGTCTGGCAGAGGGCATGATGTGTATGACACAAGCTGCCTTCAGGATCTTCCTGAGGTTTGCAACAGTGGATTTGCTATAAAAAGGACACGGCAGGAAGCACTCTCTTTGTTTTCATGCTTGGAAGCTTTTCTGACGGAGGAACCCTTGGGGCCTGATGACATGTG GTATTGTCCTACCTGCAAGGAACATAGACAAGCAACCAAGAAATTGGACTTGTGGCGGCTGCCGGAGATTTTAGTCGTTCACTTGAAACGATTTTCTTATAGCCGTTATATGAAAAACAAGCTTGACACCTTGGTTAATTTCCCTATCCACAATCTTGATTTAAACAAGTATGTAAAGAGTGAGGGCGCTGGTCCTCAATCACATGTATACGAGCTATATGCCATCAGCAACCATTACGGTGGCCTAGGTGGTGGCCACTACTCTGCGTATGCAAAG TTAATTGATGAGGATAGATGGTACCATTTTGATGACAGTCATGTTTCTCCAGTTAACGAGGATGATATCAGGACATCAGCTGCTTATGTATTGTTTTATCAAAGAGTTAAACCAAAGATGGGTGCAGAAGGGTCATCGGAAGTTCATTCTCCAAGCTGCTGTAGGTGA